One window of the Pseudofrankia sp. DC12 genome contains the following:
- a CDS encoding LacI family DNA-binding transcriptional regulator, translating into MDSSPKRTKRVTIADVARHAGVSTPAVSKVLRNAYGVSPAMQERVRAAMAELDYRPHAAARGMRGRTYTIGVLLDNIRNPFFADILDGVHDQLRDSDYTVLLGAAGFGADDQAKTIRSMVDRRMDGLILIAPGTPRSEVLTMAAATPTVVIGHHDTAEVHDSVVDADAVGARLVVDHLVSLGHRDIALVAAAGTKVSLWKRTPEVVLTNGYLEAMRGHDLQEHARVCRTAYSDDGGYKAGRQLLTSAEPPTAIMAGADVAALGVYRAAHQLGVRVPEELSLVGYNNTAIAALAPVQLTSVDQAGQEMGAAAAKMLIERVEGHRNRAMQTSMTPQLVIRHSTAPPRLTPVLGLRSS; encoded by the coding sequence ATGGACTCGTCGCCGAAACGAACGAAACGCGTCACGATCGCAGATGTTGCCCGGCACGCCGGCGTCTCGACCCCCGCGGTCTCCAAAGTGCTGCGCAACGCCTACGGGGTGAGCCCCGCGATGCAGGAGCGGGTTCGTGCGGCGATGGCCGAACTGGACTACCGACCCCACGCCGCCGCGCGCGGCATGCGTGGACGCACCTATACGATCGGCGTGCTGCTGGACAACATCCGCAACCCCTTCTTCGCCGACATCCTTGACGGAGTCCACGACCAATTACGCGACAGTGACTACACCGTCCTGCTCGGGGCGGCCGGATTCGGTGCTGATGACCAGGCCAAGACGATCCGCTCCATGGTCGACCGCCGGATGGACGGCCTGATCCTGATCGCGCCCGGAACCCCGCGCAGCGAAGTGCTCACCATGGCCGCCGCCACTCCTACGGTCGTCATCGGCCACCACGACACCGCCGAGGTTCATGACTCGGTCGTGGATGCGGACGCTGTCGGCGCGAGACTCGTGGTGGATCACCTCGTGTCCCTCGGCCACCGCGACATCGCGCTGGTAGCGGCAGCAGGGACCAAGGTGAGCCTGTGGAAGCGCACTCCGGAGGTTGTGCTTACAAACGGCTATCTGGAGGCGATGCGCGGCCACGATCTGCAGGAGCACGCCCGCGTCTGTCGCACTGCCTACTCAGACGACGGCGGCTACAAGGCAGGCAGGCAGCTGCTTACCAGCGCAGAACCTCCTACGGCCATCATGGCAGGCGCGGACGTGGCCGCCCTCGGCGTCTACCGCGCGGCACACCAACTGGGCGTACGCGTCCCCGAGGAACTGTCCCTTGTCGGCTACAACAACACCGCCATCGCGGCCCTTGCCCCCGTACAGCTGACCAGCGTCGACCAGGCCGGCCAGGAAATGGGGGCCGCCGCCGCGAAGATGCTCATCGAGCGAGTGGAAGGCCATCGGAACCGTGCTATGCAGACCTCGATGACACCCCAGCTCGTCATCCGCCACAGCACGGCACCCCCGAGGCTTACACCGGTTCTCGGACTTCGCTCGTCATGA
- a CDS encoding extracellular solute-binding protein — translation MTINPLRARRARITGLAASATAVALLAAACGGTGSGSSSAPKQFSYLTNVENTTIKTGLGTLANGACKAQNQALPLKVDTVPQTSLDQKLQLLAGQNALPVQFAAGNAPALTDQLYKAGKIADLETQLTALGVYDQIEPAAISTIKALYGGKMEVLPYEYNIEGIFYNKKIFSDHGLSVPTTWDALVSDAATLQSAGVQPFSASGQQGWPITRLISGYLYRSLGPDAMKDIADGKAKLTDPQYVEAATKVAELGKNGYFGKGVGSIDYDTAFNQFLSGKAAMLYMGSWALTNIGDPKQDQVGAENIGFMPFPAVSGGKGSIDQYPSNVGLAMTLGAKTFDSKVGDWVKCIAQNYGSVALKDQGSISGFKVNTAVQDPNAITTQVRKTIGESTQNVLWFEALFSTKATNVSQTNAASLVTGTMSPSQFMQAVQSALSGS, via the coding sequence GTGACCATCAACCCTCTCCGCGCCCGACGGGCGCGGATCACTGGACTCGCGGCGAGCGCCACCGCCGTCGCGCTTCTGGCAGCGGCGTGTGGAGGCACGGGCTCGGGCTCGTCCTCGGCGCCGAAGCAGTTCAGCTACCTGACGAACGTCGAGAACACCACCATCAAGACGGGCCTGGGCACCCTGGCGAATGGTGCATGCAAGGCGCAGAACCAGGCATTACCTCTGAAGGTGGACACTGTTCCGCAGACCAGCTTGGACCAGAAGCTCCAGCTGCTCGCCGGGCAGAACGCCCTGCCGGTCCAGTTCGCCGCGGGCAACGCCCCCGCGCTGACGGATCAGCTCTACAAGGCCGGCAAGATCGCCGACCTCGAGACGCAGCTGACGGCTCTCGGCGTCTACGACCAGATCGAGCCGGCGGCGATCTCCACGATCAAGGCCCTGTACGGGGGCAAGATGGAGGTCTTGCCCTACGAGTACAACATCGAGGGCATTTTCTACAACAAGAAGATCTTCAGCGATCACGGCCTGTCGGTGCCCACGACGTGGGACGCGCTGGTGTCGGACGCGGCCACGCTGCAGTCGGCCGGGGTGCAGCCGTTCTCGGCCTCCGGCCAGCAGGGCTGGCCCATCACCCGGCTAATCAGCGGCTACCTGTACCGCAGCCTGGGGCCGGACGCGATGAAGGACATCGCCGACGGCAAGGCCAAGCTGACCGACCCCCAGTACGTCGAGGCCGCGACGAAGGTGGCCGAACTCGGCAAGAACGGCTACTTCGGCAAGGGCGTCGGGTCGATCGACTACGACACCGCGTTCAACCAGTTCCTTAGTGGCAAGGCGGCCATGCTCTACATGGGCAGCTGGGCGCTGACGAACATCGGCGACCCCAAGCAGGACCAGGTGGGCGCCGAGAACATCGGCTTCATGCCCTTCCCCGCCGTCTCCGGTGGTAAGGGATCGATTGACCAGTACCCCTCCAACGTCGGCCTGGCGATGACCCTGGGCGCCAAGACCTTCGACAGCAAGGTTGGCGACTGGGTCAAGTGCATCGCCCAGAACTATGGCAGCGTCGCGCTCAAGGACCAGGGCTCCATCTCGGGATTCAAGGTCAACACCGCCGTTCAGGACCCGAACGCGATCACCACGCAGGTGAGGAAGACCATCGGCGAGTCGACGCAGAACGTCCTGTGGTTCGAGGCTCTGTTCAGCACCAAGGCCACCAACGTCAGCCAGACGAACGCGGCCTCGCTGGTCACGGGGACCATGAGCCCGTCGCAGTTCATGCAGGCTGTTCAGAGCGCCCTGTCAGGTAGCTGA
- a CDS encoding sugar ABC transporter permease has product MHRVLGDRRAILTLIGPALLVYSLVMLVPMVWSLGYSFTKGNTIDGFSGNGLHNFQRLFSDAAAHKALWFSLKYGVAVTIGQVLVGYLLALLYIFFLKRASAVIRTLVFFPVIMPTVAVGLLFQKFFQVAPQIGPMNSLLSTVGVGSVDWFGSPGKAFWVLVIMDIWRSMGFYAVLLFAGLVDIPDEVLESARLDGASGLRLVRHIVLPLSFPVLMSALIFSINGTLKVFDSIVALTNGGPGNATTPLTLYMFQTSFTYSDYGYGSTIALLLTVVCLLVTLVIFRVSRRDLTKG; this is encoded by the coding sequence ATGCACCGCGTATTAGGTGACCGCAGGGCCATTTTGACCCTGATAGGTCCCGCCCTGCTCGTCTATTCCCTCGTCATGTTGGTCCCGATGGTGTGGTCCTTGGGGTACTCGTTCACCAAAGGCAACACCATCGACGGCTTCAGCGGCAACGGCCTGCACAACTTCCAGCGCCTGTTCAGCGACGCGGCCGCCCACAAGGCACTCTGGTTCAGCCTCAAGTACGGCGTCGCCGTGACCATCGGGCAGGTGCTCGTCGGCTACCTGCTCGCTCTGCTGTACATTTTCTTCCTCAAGCGCGCTTCCGCGGTCATCCGCACGTTGGTGTTCTTCCCGGTCATCATGCCCACCGTGGCGGTCGGCCTGCTCTTCCAGAAGTTCTTCCAGGTCGCCCCGCAGATCGGTCCGATGAACTCGCTGCTGTCCACGGTGGGCGTGGGCTCGGTCGACTGGTTCGGCAGCCCCGGCAAGGCATTCTGGGTCCTGGTCATCATGGACATCTGGCGCTCCATGGGCTTCTACGCCGTCCTGCTGTTCGCTGGCCTGGTCGACATCCCCGACGAGGTGCTGGAGTCGGCCCGTCTTGACGGGGCCTCAGGCCTCCGGCTGGTGCGTCACATCGTGCTGCCGCTGTCGTTCCCGGTCCTGATGTCGGCCCTGATCTTCAGCATCAACGGGACGTTGAAGGTCTTCGACTCCATCGTCGCGCTGACCAACGGCGGCCCCGGCAATGCCACCACGCCGCTGACCCTCTACATGTTCCAGACGTCGTTCACCTACAGCGACTACGGCTACGGAAGCACGATCGCCCTGCTGCTGACAGTTGTGTGCCTGCTGGTGACCCTGGTCATCTTCCGTGTTTCGCGGCGCGACCTCACGAAGGGCTGA
- a CDS encoding carbohydrate ABC transporter permease produces MALDSPPMMKAAGSARRAGSSRVLWRRRHPGRIWVKAVIGLLLVVEVYPLLWMFLTSLKSNSDYLNNSTWSLPTSWQWGNYSEAWTTGHIGLYVRNSLLATAPALLLIIALGTAAGFALQIMVWKGRGVTLLIFLAGIMVPSQMILLPLFTVYFRAGLSGTLWPLILTYTGTGLPLTVFMMATYYRAVPRELFEAATIDGAGILRSFWSISVPMVRNAILTVGLVQFFFIWNDLLIALTFTNNQDLRTIQVGLLNFTGDFGATQYGPLFAAICINVIGTLVIYLFLNQKVMKGLTGGAVKG; encoded by the coding sequence ATGGCGCTCGACTCGCCCCCGATGATGAAGGCCGCGGGCAGTGCCCGCCGGGCCGGCAGCAGCCGCGTCCTGTGGCGACGCCGTCACCCCGGACGGATCTGGGTGAAGGCAGTCATCGGCCTGTTGCTGGTCGTCGAGGTCTACCCCTTGCTGTGGATGTTCCTGACCTCGCTGAAGTCCAACAGCGACTACCTGAACAACTCCACCTGGAGCCTGCCGACGAGCTGGCAGTGGGGGAACTACAGTGAGGCCTGGACGACCGGGCACATCGGGCTGTACGTCAGGAACAGCCTGCTCGCCACCGCTCCGGCCCTGCTCCTGATCATCGCGCTGGGCACCGCCGCTGGGTTCGCCCTGCAGATCATGGTGTGGAAGGGGCGCGGCGTAACGCTGCTGATCTTCCTCGCGGGCATCATGGTGCCTTCCCAGATGATCCTGCTGCCGCTGTTCACCGTCTACTTCCGGGCCGGCCTGTCGGGCACTCTGTGGCCGCTGATCCTGACCTATACCGGCACTGGCCTGCCGCTGACCGTGTTCATGATGGCCACCTACTACAGGGCCGTTCCACGGGAGTTGTTCGAGGCGGCTACGATCGACGGCGCTGGGATTCTCCGCTCGTTCTGGAGCATCAGCGTCCCCATGGTCCGCAACGCCATCCTGACCGTCGGCCTGGTGCAGTTCTTCTTTATCTGGAACGACCTCCTGATCGCGCTGACGTTCACTAACAACCAGGACCTCCGCACCATCCAGGTCGGCCTGCTCAACTTCACCGGGGACTTCGGCGCCACCCAGTACGGCCCGCTGTTCGCGGCCATCTGCATCAACGTCATCGGCACGCTCGTGATCTATCTGTTCCTCAACCAGAAGGTCATGAAGGGCCTGACCGGAGGAGCAGTCAAGGGCTGA
- a CDS encoding alpha-L-rhamnosidase, with product MLRQPGPVSFEHLRDGIGVGVAEPRLSWVLPAGAGVQAGYEIELDRCGHVQRTGRIDSSDQVLVPWPGVPLASRERVTVRVRVWAGERPDEPSDWSPPGAVEAGLLAASDWLAVPVRADSLEIPDSDRRPVRVRRDFTLARRVARARLYITAHGLFEAEINGKRVGDDVLAPGWTVYHARLRYRTYDITDQLSEGANTIGAWLGDGWYRGRLGFNGGTRNIYGADLSLIAQLEVTHDDGTRTVIATDSSWVAAPGPVMASGLYEGEVFDARLDNPNWATPFAERTAGWAPVAVGTRDPRTLVAPQGPPVRCTQEVSPVAITRRPDGRYLLDFGQNLVGRLRITVDGPAGTAITLRHAEVLQDGELATRPLREARATDTYITAGDGPRSWQPRFTLHGFRYAEVTGWPGELNTDAVTALVHHTDMRRTGWFECSDDLINRLHENVVWSMRGNFVDIPTDCPARDERLGWTGDLQIFAPTASFLYDCAGMLDSWLTDVAIEQRPDGAVPWYVPVIPGGPLWTPIRPGAAWGDVVTVAPWVLYERFGDRELLRRQFPAGQAWVDLVARLAGPSLLWDTGFQLGDWLDPSAPPDDPAASRTDRYLVATAYFAWSARLLAWSAAELGDSGAAARYATLADDVARAFRRRYVLPSGRLTSDSPTAYCLALAFGLLVDPAQRQSAGDRLAALVLAEDARVATGFVGTPLICDALTDTGHLDVAYRLLKQTECPSWLYPVTRGATTIWERWDSLRPDGSLNPGGMTSFNHYAFGAVADWLHRVVGGIAPAAPGYRTIAYRPRPGGGITWANTRHETPYGTAALSWELTGDGMTARVTVPEGCAGMVELPGRERLTLGPGKHTVETPGRGHAALSGNHAHAEQRSGRDTPDRCSA from the coding sequence ATGCTCCGCCAGCCTGGCCCGGTGTCGTTCGAGCACCTTCGGGACGGCATCGGCGTCGGGGTCGCCGAACCGCGTCTGTCATGGGTGCTTCCGGCCGGCGCCGGGGTCCAGGCCGGGTATGAGATTGAGCTGGACCGATGCGGCCACGTGCAGCGCACTGGCCGCATCGACAGCTCCGACCAGGTTCTGGTTCCCTGGCCTGGCGTACCGCTCGCGTCCCGTGAGCGTGTCACCGTGCGGGTCCGGGTCTGGGCCGGGGAACGACCTGATGAGCCGTCCGACTGGAGCCCGCCGGGAGCCGTCGAGGCTGGCCTGCTGGCGGCGTCGGACTGGCTCGCCGTCCCCGTCCGCGCGGACTCGCTCGAAATCCCTGACAGCGACCGGCGTCCGGTCCGGGTACGTAGGGACTTCACCCTCGCCCGGCGCGTCGCGCGCGCCCGTCTGTACATCACCGCCCACGGCCTGTTCGAAGCGGAGATCAATGGAAAGCGGGTCGGTGACGACGTCCTGGCTCCCGGGTGGACCGTCTACCACGCGCGGCTGCGCTACCGCACCTACGACATCACCGACCAGCTGTCCGAGGGTGCCAACACCATCGGCGCGTGGCTCGGCGATGGCTGGTACCGGGGCCGTCTCGGCTTCAACGGCGGGACCCGCAACATCTACGGCGCTGACCTGTCCCTGATCGCTCAGCTCGAGGTCACCCACGACGACGGCACCCGCACCGTCATCGCGACGGACTCCTCATGGGTCGCCGCGCCCGGGCCGGTCATGGCCAGCGGCCTGTACGAGGGCGAGGTCTTCGACGCTCGCCTGGACAACCCGAACTGGGCGACGCCATTCGCCGAACGCACGGCCGGCTGGGCGCCGGTCGCCGTCGGCACCCGCGACCCCCGCACCCTCGTCGCGCCGCAAGGCCCGCCGGTGCGGTGCACCCAGGAGGTCAGCCCGGTCGCGATCACCCGCCGACCGGACGGCCGCTACCTGCTCGACTTTGGCCAGAACCTCGTCGGGCGGCTGCGTATCACCGTCGACGGCCCGGCCGGGACCGCCATCACCCTGCGGCATGCGGAAGTTCTGCAGGACGGAGAACTGGCCACCCGGCCGCTGCGGGAAGCCCGCGCGACCGACACGTACATTACGGCGGGCGACGGGCCGCGCAGCTGGCAGCCGCGGTTCACCCTGCACGGTTTCCGCTACGCAGAGGTCACTGGCTGGCCGGGCGAGCTGAACACCGACGCCGTGACCGCGCTGGTCCACCACACCGACATGCGCCGCACCGGTTGGTTTGAGTGCAGTGACGACCTGATCAACCGGCTCCACGAGAACGTCGTCTGGAGTATGCGCGGCAACTTCGTGGACATCCCCACCGACTGCCCGGCCCGCGACGAACGGCTCGGCTGGACGGGCGACCTGCAGATCTTCGCCCCCACCGCGAGCTTCCTGTATGACTGCGCCGGGATGCTCGACTCCTGGCTCACCGACGTCGCCATCGAACAGCGGCCGGACGGCGCTGTCCCCTGGTATGTCCCCGTGATCCCCGGCGGCCCGCTGTGGACTCCGATCCGTCCCGGTGCCGCCTGGGGCGACGTCGTGACCGTGGCTCCCTGGGTGCTCTACGAGCGTTTCGGCGACCGTGAGCTGTTGCGCCGGCAGTTCCCCGCGGGCCAGGCCTGGGTCGACCTCGTGGCACGGCTCGCCGGACCCAGCCTGCTGTGGGACACCGGGTTCCAGTTGGGGGACTGGCTCGACCCCTCCGCTCCGCCCGACGACCCGGCGGCCTCGCGGACCGACCGCTACCTCGTCGCCACCGCCTACTTCGCGTGGTCGGCCCGGCTCCTGGCCTGGTCGGCGGCGGAGCTTGGCGACTCCGGCGCCGCGGCGCGGTACGCCACCTTGGCCGACGACGTCGCGCGGGCCTTCCGCCGCCGCTACGTGCTGCCGTCCGGCCGCCTGACGAGCGACAGCCCCACCGCCTACTGCTTGGCCCTCGCCTTTGGCCTGCTCGTCGACCCCGCGCAGCGCCAGTCCGCCGGCGACCGGCTCGCCGCCCTGGTCCTGGCGGAAGACGCCCGCGTCGCCACCGGGTTCGTCGGCACCCCACTCATCTGCGATGCCCTGACGGATACAGGACACCTGGACGTCGCCTACCGGCTGCTGAAGCAGACCGAGTGCCCCTCCTGGCTCTACCCTGTGACCCGGGGAGCGACCACGATCTGGGAACGCTGGGACAGCCTGCGCCCCGACGGCAGCCTCAACCCCGGCGGCATGACGTCGTTCAACCACTATGCCTTCGGTGCCGTGGCTGACTGGCTGCACCGCGTCGTCGGAGGCATCGCCCCAGCAGCGCCCGGCTACCGCACCATTGCCTACAGGCCGCGTCCCGGCGGCGGAATCACGTGGGCGAACACCCGCCACGAGACTCCGTACGGGACGGCGGCGCTGTCCTGGGAGCTGACCGGGGACGGAATGACCGCCCGCGTCACGGTGCCCGAGGGATGCGCCGGGATGGTGGAGCTCCCCGGGCGTGAGCGGCTCACCCTGGGGCCCGGGAAGCACACCGTCGAAACCCCTGGCCGCGGTCATGCCGCACTGTCGGGTAACCACGCTCACGCCGAGCAGCGGTCCGGCCGGGACACACCGGACCGCTGCTCGGCCTGA
- the ugpC gene encoding sn-glycerol-3-phosphate ABC transporter ATP-binding protein UgpC has protein sequence MATVNFAKVSRSYPGSTSLAVDTLDLQIADGEFLVLVGPSGCGKSTSLRMLAGLEEVDSGEIWIGDREVTDAAPKDRDIAMVFQNYALYPHMTVADNMGFALKIAGVGKDERHRRISEAAKLLDLEPYLERKPRALSGGQRQRVAMGRAIVREPQVFLMDEPLSNLDAKLRVSTRTQIASLQRRLGITTVYVTHDQVEAMTMGDRVAVLKAGKLQQVDAPLALYERPANAFVASFIGSPAMNIAEVPLRNDGVQLGDAVIPLPRETAQAAAAEGATTVTVGFRPEALEVNGGGPAFEALINLVEELGPDAYLHGSIVSPVLASPAEEGKNADVVARVSPRGVPQRGEKVRMSIREGELHVFSVKTGLRLPG, from the coding sequence ATGGCAACTGTCAACTTCGCCAAGGTCAGTAGAAGCTACCCGGGTAGCACAAGCCTGGCGGTGGACACGCTCGACCTTCAGATCGCGGACGGGGAGTTCCTCGTCCTTGTCGGCCCGTCGGGCTGCGGCAAGTCCACTTCGTTACGCATGCTCGCTGGGCTCGAGGAGGTGGATTCCGGGGAGATCTGGATCGGCGACCGCGAGGTCACCGATGCCGCTCCGAAGGACCGGGACATCGCCATGGTCTTCCAGAACTACGCGCTCTACCCGCATATGACCGTCGCCGACAACATGGGTTTCGCGCTGAAGATTGCCGGCGTCGGGAAAGACGAGCGCCACCGGCGGATCAGCGAAGCCGCGAAGCTGCTGGACCTCGAGCCCTATCTGGAGCGGAAGCCGAGAGCGCTTTCGGGCGGGCAGCGGCAACGGGTCGCGATGGGACGAGCCATCGTCCGGGAACCGCAGGTGTTCCTGATGGACGAGCCGCTGTCCAACCTGGACGCCAAGCTGCGCGTTTCCACCCGCACCCAGATCGCTTCCCTGCAGCGCCGGCTGGGGATCACCACCGTCTACGTCACCCACGACCAGGTCGAGGCGATGACAATGGGTGATCGGGTGGCCGTTCTCAAGGCCGGCAAGCTGCAACAGGTCGATGCTCCGCTCGCCCTCTACGAGCGGCCGGCCAACGCCTTCGTGGCCAGCTTCATCGGGTCACCCGCGATGAACATCGCCGAGGTGCCGCTGCGCAACGACGGTGTCCAGCTCGGCGATGCCGTCATCCCGCTACCGCGCGAGACCGCGCAGGCAGCGGCCGCCGAGGGCGCCACGACGGTGACAGTCGGGTTCCGGCCTGAGGCGTTGGAGGTGAACGGCGGCGGCCCGGCCTTCGAGGCCTTGATCAATCTTGTCGAGGAGCTCGGCCCCGACGCCTACCTCCACGGAAGCATCGTCTCCCCTGTGCTGGCCTCGCCCGCGGAAGAGGGCAAGAACGCCGACGTGGTAGCGCGAGTCAGCCCCCGCGGCGTCCCGCAGCGGGGCGAGAAGGTCCGGATGAGCATTCGCGAAGGCGAGCTCCACGTGTTCTCCGTCAAGACCGGTCTGCGCCTGCCCGGCTGA
- a CDS encoding dienelactone hydrolase family protein — protein sequence MIVVRGTTVEVPTQDGAADAYLVHPADNAAHPAVLLYMDAFGLRPGLMGMADHLAGAGYTVLVPNLFYRHGQAPVVALPDFIDSAHRPALFEQIRPIAAELTPDRAMRDADSYLAWLAARPETTGGPAGVAGYCLGAGLALRTAGTYPERVAAAAGFHGARLATDAPDSPHLLADRITAELYFGHAGEDPSLLPEEVERLDKALAAAGVRHRTEVYAGAQHGYTQADTVVHDTGAAARHWAALLDLLSRVLKPTGA from the coding sequence ATGATCGTTGTCCGCGGCACGACCGTTGAAGTTCCGACCCAGGACGGCGCCGCCGACGCCTACCTGGTTCACCCCGCCGACAATGCCGCCCACCCGGCGGTACTGCTCTACATGGACGCCTTCGGCCTGCGCCCCGGGCTGATGGGGATGGCCGACCATCTCGCTGGCGCGGGCTACACCGTGCTGGTCCCCAACCTCTTCTACCGCCACGGGCAGGCCCCGGTCGTCGCTCTCCCCGACTTCATCGACTCGGCCCATCGCCCGGCCTTGTTCGAGCAGATCCGCCCGATCGCGGCGGAGCTGACCCCGGACCGCGCGATGCGCGACGCCGACAGCTACCTGGCCTGGCTAGCCGCGCGCCCGGAAACCACAGGTGGACCAGCCGGCGTCGCCGGCTACTGCCTGGGCGCCGGCCTCGCCCTGCGCACGGCGGGGACCTACCCCGAGCGCGTCGCGGCCGCAGCCGGTTTCCACGGTGCGCGCCTGGCCACCGACGCCCCCGACAGCCCGCATCTGCTCGCCGACCGGATCACGGCAGAACTGTACTTCGGCCACGCCGGCGAGGATCCCTCGCTGCTTCCCGAAGAGGTCGAACGCCTCGACAAGGCACTCGCCGCGGCCGGCGTCCGCCACCGCACGGAGGTCTACGCCGGCGCACAGCACGGCTACACCCAGGCCGATACCGTGGTCCACGACACCGGCGCCGCCGCGCGGCACTGGGCCGCGCTGCTGGATCTCCTCAGCCGTGTTCTGAAACCTACGGGTGCGTGA
- a CDS encoding alpha/beta hydrolase: protein MAPIDPSRFPFALLAPPDPAALPLPPAAYPVPGVRQLRGAIYALPEGQRPLELDLWLPDGTPDGAPPPLVVFVHGGAWRMGRRDTFGPRFRAWQPDPFARLAQAGLAVASPSYRLSGEATYPAQRDDLAAALAWLHTRAKEIGLDTSRTVLWGEAAGGHLAALIALTLRGAEDTATITGCVTWYASSDLNALAADHPDGVYDAHDPHTFEARLLGAPAGDDPAFARDASPVSHVTPDAPPFLILHGTEDALVPSGQSVRLAEALREAGTTPDLLLIKGGNHLWVGLPDAGVEEVFNRTLDFIVGHTRPAGA from the coding sequence ATGGCCCCGATCGACCCATCGCGCTTTCCCTTCGCGCTCCTTGCCCCGCCCGATCCGGCGGCCCTGCCGCTGCCCCCGGCGGCATACCCCGTCCCAGGCGTACGGCAGCTGCGCGGCGCCATCTACGCTTTGCCGGAAGGCCAGCGCCCGCTGGAGCTCGACCTGTGGCTGCCCGACGGCACCCCGGACGGCGCGCCGCCCCCGCTCGTCGTCTTCGTCCACGGCGGAGCCTGGCGCATGGGCCGGCGCGACACCTTCGGCCCCCGTTTCAGGGCCTGGCAGCCCGACCCCTTCGCGCGGCTGGCCCAGGCCGGCCTCGCCGTCGCCTCCCCCTCGTACCGGCTCAGCGGCGAGGCCACGTACCCCGCCCAGCGCGACGACCTGGCCGCTGCCCTCGCCTGGCTGCACACCCGCGCCAAGGAGATCGGGCTCGACACCAGCCGCACCGTGCTGTGGGGTGAAGCGGCCGGGGGCCACCTGGCCGCCTTGATCGCGCTCACCCTCCGCGGCGCCGAGGACACCGCGACCATCACCGGCTGCGTCACCTGGTACGCGTCCAGCGATCTGAACGCGCTTGCCGCCGACCACCCCGACGGCGTCTACGACGCCCACGATCCCCATACGTTCGAAGCGCGCCTACTCGGTGCCCCGGCGGGCGACGACCCCGCATTCGCCCGGGACGCCAGCCCCGTCTCGCATGTCACCCCCGACGCGCCCCCCTTCCTCATCCTGCACGGCACGGAGGACGCCCTCGTTCCCAGCGGCCAGTCCGTCCGCCTCGCCGAGGCACTGCGCGAGGCGGGCACCACACCGGACCTGCTCCTGATCAAGGGCGGCAATCACCTGTGGGTCGGGCTGCCTGACGCCGGCGTCGAGGAAGTGTTCAACCGCACGCTCGACTTCATCGTGGGTCACACCCGCCCGGCCGGCGCCTGA
- a CDS encoding amidohydrolase family protein translates to MSADEPGLVDVHAHFVTDSYVTQASAAGHGRPDGLPAWPGWSAEEHLELMDRCGIDTALLSLSSPGVHFGDDAAARELAREVNEFAAQVVEEHPGRFGLFATLPLPDVDGALSEIAYAFDTLSADGVVLETNAHGIYLGDPKLEPVFAELGRRGAVVLLHPTSPACWEKSALGRPSPMIEFIFDTARSVTDLLFAGTLERQPELKVVVPHCGGALPVLADRINAFMQLFMAGQETAAPDAAAQLRRLYYDTAGTPFPRQIPALLGLADPERLLYGSDYCWTPAPAAQAHAASFDAAEAPVKGASWRSLTTANAHRLLPKLAR, encoded by the coding sequence GTGTCCGCTGATGAGCCGGGTCTGGTCGACGTCCACGCCCACTTCGTCACCGATTCCTACGTCACCCAGGCGAGTGCTGCCGGCCACGGGCGACCCGACGGCCTGCCGGCCTGGCCCGGCTGGTCGGCCGAGGAGCACCTGGAACTGATGGACCGTTGCGGCATCGACACCGCGCTGCTGTCCCTCTCGTCGCCAGGCGTGCATTTCGGCGACGACGCCGCCGCCCGCGAGCTCGCCCGGGAAGTCAACGAGTTCGCGGCCCAGGTTGTGGAGGAGCACCCAGGCCGCTTCGGCCTGTTCGCGACCCTGCCACTGCCCGATGTCGACGGGGCGCTGAGCGAGATCGCGTACGCCTTCGACACGCTCAGCGCCGACGGCGTGGTCCTGGAGACGAACGCCCACGGCATCTACCTCGGTGACCCGAAGCTGGAGCCGGTCTTCGCCGAACTCGGCCGCCGCGGCGCGGTTGTGCTCCTGCACCCCACGTCCCCGGCGTGCTGGGAGAAGTCCGCGCTCGGACGCCCCAGCCCTATGATCGAGTTCATCTTCGACACCGCCCGAAGCGTCACCGACCTGCTGTTCGCCGGCACCCTCGAGCGCCAGCCTGAGCTGAAGGTCGTCGTCCCGCACTGCGGCGGGGCACTTCCCGTGCTCGCGGACCGCATCAACGCCTTCATGCAGCTGTTCATGGCCGGTCAGGAGACCGCCGCCCCCGACGCCGCCGCCCAGTTGCGCCGCCTGTACTACGACACGGCAGGCACCCCCTTCCCCCGCCAGATCCCGGCGCTGCTGGGCCTGGCCGACCCGGAGCGGCTGCTGTACGGCAGCGACTACTGCTGGACCCCGGCGCCGGCCGCCCAGGCCCACGCCGCCTCCTTCGATGCCGCCGAGGCGCCGGTCAAGGGCGCCAGCTGGCGGTCCTTGACCACCGCCAATGCCCACCGCCTGCTGCCCAAGCTCGCACGCTGA